In a single window of the Micromonospora inositola genome:
- a CDS encoding alpha-galactosidase D, with translation MKSPLRATAQRVEPPARRQSRVRTGVALAATLAVALGAGAIPAQAAAPGPKTQTAVPGPKPSPAPGSATPGATTKDPSAADRAAAQKAAAAAAAQGIADRPYMGWSSWSLQASNYPGLNPNGGASWLNEANLLPQVDALATRLKPYGYEYVNIDAGWSNTYNWTSNFDQYGREIAAPERFPHGMQYVADYIHAKGLKAGIYLAVGLAKPAYNNGTTPIWNAPACTTADIVYPDLRTTNGWDSSYKIDFSKPCAQKYIDSQAQLIADWGYDFLKFDGVGPGSFRGGDNYNNVADVAAWQAAIAKTGRPMEFLLSWSLDRNYAADWKRYSNGWRIDTDVECYCDTLVTWNNSVKIRWDDVPGWTPWAGPGGWNNLDSLNVGNGEMDGITEDERQSYMTLWAISAAPLYAGDDLTKLDAYGLSLLTNREVIAVDQQGIPARPVTPTGSAQVWGMKNGDGTYTIALFNMGSFPAQVSANWSSFGFGGKATVRDLWQHKELGVYDGSIAATLPSHGSRLFKVTPKDGAVKMTSYEAEASTNSLARGASVAGCANCSGAAKVGSLYNGGALRINGVTVPKTGTYQVNIRYTTNDPRSATVSANGQNAVTLAFPPSGGWDIPATLTVALQLHAGANTIEIDSTTPVYSPDVDKIEVPLTVR, from the coding sequence GTGAAGTCACCGTTACGTGCCACCGCGCAGCGAGTCGAACCCCCAGCCCGGCGCCAGAGCCGGGTCCGCACCGGCGTGGCACTTGCCGCCACCCTCGCCGTGGCCCTCGGCGCGGGCGCCATCCCGGCGCAGGCTGCCGCACCCGGCCCGAAGACGCAGACTGCCGTACCCGGTCCGAAGCCGAGCCCCGCGCCGGGCAGCGCGACGCCCGGCGCCACCACGAAGGACCCGTCGGCCGCCGACCGCGCGGCCGCGCAGAAGGCGGCCGCCGCGGCGGCCGCGCAGGGGATCGCGGACCGCCCCTACATGGGGTGGAGCAGCTGGAGCCTGCAGGCCAGCAACTATCCCGGACTCAACCCGAACGGGGGCGCGAGCTGGCTCAACGAGGCCAACCTGCTGCCGCAGGTCGATGCGCTCGCCACCAGGCTCAAGCCGTACGGCTACGAGTACGTCAACATCGACGCCGGCTGGTCGAACACCTACAACTGGACGTCGAACTTCGACCAGTACGGGCGCGAGATCGCCGCGCCCGAGCGGTTCCCGCACGGCATGCAGTACGTGGCCGACTACATTCACGCCAAGGGCCTCAAGGCCGGCATCTACCTCGCCGTCGGCTTGGCCAAGCCCGCGTACAACAACGGCACGACGCCGATCTGGAACGCCCCCGCATGCACGACCGCCGACATTGTGTACCCGGACCTGCGTACGACGAACGGCTGGGACAGTTCATACAAGATCGACTTTTCGAAGCCCTGCGCCCAGAAGTACATCGACTCGCAGGCACAGCTGATCGCCGACTGGGGCTACGACTTCCTCAAGTTCGACGGCGTCGGGCCGGGCTCGTTCCGCGGCGGCGACAACTACAACAACGTCGCGGACGTCGCCGCCTGGCAGGCGGCCATCGCCAAGACCGGGCGCCCGATGGAGTTTCTCCTGTCCTGGTCGCTGGACCGGAACTACGCCGCCGACTGGAAGCGGTACTCGAACGGCTGGCGGATCGACACCGACGTGGAGTGCTACTGCGACACCCTGGTGACCTGGAACAACTCCGTCAAGATCCGGTGGGACGACGTACCCGGCTGGACGCCCTGGGCCGGCCCCGGCGGCTGGAACAACCTCGACTCGCTCAACGTCGGAAACGGCGAGATGGACGGCATCACCGAGGACGAGCGGCAGAGCTACATGACGCTGTGGGCGATCTCGGCGGCCCCGCTCTACGCCGGTGACGACCTCACCAAGCTCGACGCCTACGGCCTATCCCTGCTCACGAACCGCGAGGTGATCGCGGTCGACCAGCAGGGCATCCCGGCCCGCCCGGTGACGCCCACCGGCTCCGCGCAGGTCTGGGGCATGAAGAACGGCGACGGCACGTACACGATCGCATTGTTCAACATGGGCAGCTTCCCGGCACAGGTGAGCGCGAACTGGAGCAGCTTCGGCTTCGGCGGCAAAGCCACCGTCCGTGACCTGTGGCAGCACAAGGAGCTCGGCGTCTACGACGGCAGCATCGCAGCGACCCTGCCGTCGCACGGTTCCCGGCTGTTCAAGGTCACGCCCAAGGACGGGGCCGTCAAGATGACCAGCTACGAGGCGGAGGCCAGCACGAACAGCCTCGCGCGTGGCGCCTCGGTCGCCGGCTGCGCCAACTGCTCCGGCGCCGCGAAGGTCGGCAGCCTCTACAACGGCGGCGCGCTGCGCATCAACGGCGTCACCGTGCCGAAGACGGGCACCTACCAGGTGAACATCCGCTACACCACGAACGACCCGCGCTCGGCGACCGTCTCGGCCAACGGCCAGAACGCCGTCACGCTGGCCTTCCCGCCCAGCGGTGGTTGGGACATCCCGGCCACCCTGACCGTGGCCCTGCAGCTGCACGCCGGCGCCAACACGATCGAGATCGACAGCACGACGCCGGTCTACTCACCCGACGTCGACAAGATCGAGGTGCCACTGACCGTACGGTAG
- a CDS encoding right-handed parallel beta-helix repeat-containing protein, protein MRSTTRDHPGALVLDSAEVTLSRMRFRFLHGFGVAAQTSRDVTVEGCQFQAPPDSGRHSAGFADFIPVLRLLGTSCRARLPLRRELPDGLVGWTAVENVTRTPTVQIVRNIFRNVPTRGVLVTSRRAVLIEENRFEHTGMASIYVSGDAAEWWESGPVRDVTIRGNEFVEPGGPAIHLDPRNTQCDQRRAVHSGVLVTENQFVLDGVPALDAKSTRGIRFRDNSIVQRGQETPDIILRSCFDVRIELDSAGRKRAPSGGLGEINA, encoded by the coding sequence ATGCGGTCGACGACCCGCGACCACCCCGGCGCGCTCGTGCTCGACAGTGCCGAGGTGACGCTGTCGCGGATGCGGTTCCGCTTCCTGCACGGCTTCGGCGTGGCCGCGCAGACCAGCCGGGACGTCACCGTCGAGGGGTGCCAGTTCCAGGCTCCGCCGGACAGCGGGCGGCACAGCGCCGGCTTCGCCGACTTCATCCCAGTTCTCCGGTTGCTCGGGACGAGCTGTCGTGCGCGACTGCCTCTTCGACGGGAGCTGCCGGACGGTCTCGTCGGGTGGACCGCCGTGGAGAACGTCACTCGGACGCCGACCGTGCAGATCGTCCGCAACATCTTCCGCAACGTCCCCACGCGCGGAGTGCTCGTGACCAGCCGCCGTGCCGTGCTGATCGAGGAAAACCGTTTCGAGCACACGGGAATGGCCAGCATCTACGTCTCCGGCGACGCCGCCGAATGGTGGGAGTCCGGGCCAGTGCGTGACGTGACGATCCGCGGCAACGAGTTCGTCGAACCGGGGGGACCGGCAATCCACCTCGATCCGAGGAACACCCAGTGCGATCAGAGACGTGCGGTCCACAGTGGCGTGCTCGTGACGGAGAACCAGTTCGTGCTCGACGGCGTGCCCGCGCTCGACGCGAAGAGCACACGCGGGATCCGCTTCCGGGACAACAGCATCGTCCAGCGCGGCCAGGAGACGCCCGACATCATCCTCCGGTCCTGCTTCGACGTGCGCATCGAACTCGACAGTGCCGGCCGGAAGCGGGCGCCGAGCGGAGGACTTGGGGAAATCAATGCTTGA
- a CDS encoding alkaline phosphatase D family protein codes for MADASPISRRRFLAIAGGTAGMVAVSQLVAELPAAYADELDPAPFALGVASGEPDHESVVLWTRLVRDPLNAADGGMPPDPVQVQWEVARDPQFRQLVRSAEVTAAPNSAHTLHVLVGDLAPGRWYWYRFRADGVYSRTGRTRTMPPPGDTTDHMRFAFVSCQSWVGGPFPAYRDLAEQDLDFVIHLGDYIYETTNGSLTEFRRLHALYKTSPDLRAAHARFPFILTWDDHEVQNNYAGPIPPNPADGRPFLERRANGYQAYYEHLPLRPEQRPSGPDMLMYRRLNFGRLAQFSVLDTRQYRSDQALGDGRKEPTGEVFDPTRTMTGPEQESWLLDGLLRSKARWNVVAQQTIMAAFDYDLGPGQIVNLDQWDGYPPARSRILDFIATHQVPNPVVLSGDWHTHWVNDLKTDFADPGSKTIATEFVGTSISFGAGWDADVRAGLAANPHVKFYNGGYRGYVICDVTEKRWRADLRIVLSARDAASPAYTIAAFEVRDGVPGAYRIDAGDGIVGRVTDAATGAALLNVQVTVTRTDGSQLVASTTDPSGEVLAFAPPGNYTVAVNGVGYEPVSHPVTVVQGIPTELDLRLHRASTRAGTGRIVPGPQSEAGTSDLVLGNDLVALAVSAGTDDPQLSGVTVGKPLDLAAVGRLDQLDWINLPYASATQPRGGNAWQQRTVRSTAVEVLSATAPVASVRAMGTSTALPDLQVVTTYTIRPNEPWVAAESVFTNLGTVPRSFWTGDALDHDGAGQRSGVAGHGTITSGTPADYPPTAPWIGMTGSDRQTYGLLYEDTSFVAYAAYNWVMSQRQVTLAPGETFTLRRRIVAVDSGDGADPFAVLGQL; via the coding sequence GTGGCGGACGCATCCCCCATCAGCCGGCGACGGTTCCTGGCCATCGCGGGCGGTACCGCCGGCATGGTTGCCGTGAGCCAACTGGTTGCCGAACTCCCCGCGGCATACGCGGACGAACTGGATCCGGCGCCGTTCGCCCTCGGTGTCGCGTCCGGCGAGCCGGACCACGAGAGCGTCGTGCTGTGGACGAGGCTGGTGCGGGATCCGCTGAACGCGGCCGACGGCGGCATGCCGCCAGATCCCGTCCAGGTCCAGTGGGAGGTCGCCCGCGACCCGCAGTTCCGCCAGCTGGTCCGGTCCGCTGAGGTGACGGCGGCGCCGAACTCGGCGCACACGCTGCACGTGCTCGTGGGCGATCTGGCCCCTGGCCGCTGGTACTGGTACCGCTTCCGGGCCGACGGGGTGTACAGCCGCACCGGGCGTACCCGGACCATGCCGCCGCCCGGCGACACGACCGACCACATGCGGTTCGCCTTTGTCTCCTGCCAGTCCTGGGTGGGTGGTCCCTTTCCCGCCTACCGGGACCTGGCCGAACAGGACCTCGACTTCGTCATCCACCTCGGCGACTACATCTACGAGACCACCAACGGCAGCCTGACCGAGTTCCGTCGGCTGCACGCCCTCTACAAGACCTCTCCCGACCTGCGCGCCGCCCACGCCCGGTTCCCGTTCATCCTCACCTGGGACGACCACGAGGTGCAGAACAACTACGCCGGCCCCATCCCGCCCAACCCGGCCGACGGCCGGCCCTTCCTGGAGCGCCGCGCCAACGGCTACCAGGCCTACTACGAGCACCTGCCGCTCCGCCCCGAGCAGCGCCCCAGCGGGCCCGACATGCTCATGTACCGCCGGCTCAACTTCGGGCGACTGGCCCAGTTCAGCGTGCTCGACACCCGGCAGTACCGCAGCGACCAGGCGCTCGGCGACGGGCGTAAGGAGCCGACCGGCGAGGTCTTCGATCCGACCCGCACCATGACCGGCCCCGAACAGGAGAGCTGGCTGCTCGACGGGCTGCTCCGGTCGAAGGCGCGCTGGAACGTCGTCGCCCAGCAGACCATCATGGCTGCCTTCGACTACGACCTCGGGCCCGGGCAGATCGTCAACCTCGACCAGTGGGACGGATACCCACCGGCACGGTCCCGCATCCTCGACTTCATCGCCACGCACCAGGTACCGAATCCCGTCGTCCTCAGCGGGGATTGGCACACGCACTGGGTCAACGACCTGAAGACCGACTTCGCCGACCCCGGCTCGAAGACAATCGCCACCGAGTTCGTCGGCACGTCGATCTCCTTCGGCGCCGGCTGGGACGCCGACGTCCGGGCCGGCCTCGCGGCCAACCCGCACGTCAAGTTCTACAACGGCGGCTACCGCGGCTACGTGATCTGCGACGTCACGGAGAAGCGCTGGCGCGCGGACCTGCGCATCGTGCTGAGCGCCCGCGATGCCGCCTCACCGGCGTACACGATCGCGGCGTTCGAGGTGCGCGACGGCGTACCGGGGGCGTACCGGATCGACGCCGGCGACGGCATCGTCGGTCGGGTCACCGACGCGGCCACCGGCGCGGCGCTGCTGAACGTGCAGGTGACCGTGACCAGGACGGACGGCAGCCAGCTGGTGGCGAGTACCACGGACCCGTCGGGGGAGGTCCTCGCCTTCGCGCCGCCGGGCAACTACACCGTTGCCGTGAACGGCGTCGGCTATGAGCCGGTGAGCCACCCGGTGACGGTGGTCCAGGGCATACCGACAGAGCTCGACCTGCGGTTGCACCGGGCATCGACCAGGGCAGGCACCGGTCGCATCGTCCCCGGACCGCAATCCGAGGCCGGAACGTCCGACCTGGTACTCGGCAACGACCTGGTGGCCCTGGCCGTCTCGGCCGGCACTGACGACCCGCAACTGTCCGGGGTCACCGTTGGCAAGCCACTGGACCTGGCCGCGGTCGGACGCCTCGACCAGCTCGACTGGATCAACCTGCCGTACGCCTCGGCGACCCAGCCCCGCGGCGGCAACGCCTGGCAGCAGCGCACCGTCCGGTCCACCGCCGTGGAGGTGCTCTCCGCCACGGCGCCGGTGGCGAGCGTACGAGCCATGGGCACCAGCACGGCCTTGCCCGACCTCCAGGTCGTCACGACGTACACCATCCGGCCGAATGAACCGTGGGTGGCGGCGGAGAGCGTCTTCACCAACCTCGGCACGGTGCCGCGCAGCTTCTGGACGGGCGACGCCCTCGACCACGACGGCGCCGGTCAGCGCAGCGGTGTCGCCGGACACGGAACCATCACCAGCGGTACCCCGGCCGACTACCCGCCCACCGCGCCCTGGATCGGCATGACCGGCTCGGACCGGCAGACCTACGGACTGCTCTACGAGGACACCAGCTTCGTCGCGTACGCCGCGTACAACTGGGTGATGAGTCAGCGTCAGGTGACCCTCGCACCGGGCGAGACGTTCACGCTGCGGCGGCGGATCGTCGCCGTCGACAGCGGTGACGGCGCCGACCCGTTCGCCGTGCTCGGCCAGCTCTGA
- a CDS encoding glycoside hydrolase family 2 TIM barrel-domain containing protein yields MTGVHEIISPPVGAQPPRARTRSDAGELSLDGRWRFAWSPTALSGKDPADPGDTWDEIQVPGHWQLCGYGAPAYTNLRYPFPIDPPHVPEANPTGEYRRIVRRPPGWDGGRLLLRFDGVDSWFEVWLNGSPVGRASGSRLTVEFDVTELLTGGDDLLAVRVHQWSFASYVEDQDQWWLSGIFRSVALLHRPAGGIDDVHIVADYDQHTGDGLLRVEARSGEPVTVELAELGVRGVAGETIRVPSVEPWSAELPRLYRVLVATGAETISADIGFRTVRVDGGRLLLNGAPLVFRGVNRHDFDARSGRALTRDALERDVIGMKRHNVNAVRTSHYPPDPYFLELCDRYGLYVLVECDLETHGFSLVDWRGNPSDDPAWGEVYLDRMRRTVERDKNSTSVVMWSLGNEAGWGVNLAANARWTSDRDPSRPIHYEQDVECEAVDVYSRMYPTFDELDAIGRHDEPALADPARDVRRRGLPMLMCEYAHAMGNGPGGLADYEAIVDAYPRLAGGFVWEWTDHGLAGEGPDGRRTYRYGGDFGEPVHDGSFVIDGLLFPDRTPSPGLSELAAVVAPVRMRLDGDQLRVRNRWSFSTTEEVDFRWLLELDGEVMDAGRLDRIVVGPLSESRVTLPPAVRRAERDAPAGGELWLTVTAATGSARPGVDAGHVLARTQQRRRAAAPSREAEPLPPAAEPRPATLDGRFDHAARPKALGPFAVAQVGLDVWRAPTENDRYPGRGAQVSLETRWRAAGFDRLVDRTVEVQLGEASVRRVARYGSPGIDSGFDVDCHWTARDDRLRLDVVIERRGEWRLPLPRLGVVLALRCADPGAAELEWLGLGPGESYPDSRSANWYGRHRMTVRDAQVPYVVPQENGNRSDVRWLRLTGPEGGLRIEGAQPFEVAVRPWSTEQLERARHAAELDETGLLWVHLAAGVTGLGSASCGPPVRSSGQYRAARVRLGFDFVPEAG; encoded by the coding sequence GTGACCGGAGTTCACGAGATCATTTCGCCGCCCGTCGGAGCGCAGCCGCCCCGGGCCCGGACCCGCTCGGACGCGGGTGAGCTCTCGCTTGACGGGCGATGGCGGTTCGCGTGGTCGCCGACCGCGCTTTCCGGCAAGGACCCCGCGGATCCTGGGGACACCTGGGACGAGATCCAGGTTCCCGGGCACTGGCAGCTGTGCGGCTATGGCGCCCCCGCCTACACGAACCTGCGCTATCCGTTTCCCATCGACCCGCCGCACGTGCCTGAGGCGAACCCCACCGGCGAGTACCGCCGAATCGTGCGGCGTCCGCCCGGCTGGGACGGTGGACGCTTGCTGCTCCGGTTCGACGGCGTCGACTCCTGGTTCGAGGTGTGGCTGAACGGTTCGCCCGTCGGTCGGGCGTCGGGCAGCCGGCTCACCGTCGAGTTCGACGTGACCGAGCTACTCACCGGGGGCGACGACCTCCTGGCGGTGCGGGTGCACCAGTGGAGCTTCGCCAGTTACGTCGAGGACCAGGACCAGTGGTGGTTGTCAGGCATCTTCCGTTCGGTCGCGCTGCTCCACCGCCCCGCGGGTGGGATCGACGATGTCCACATCGTCGCGGACTACGACCAGCACACCGGCGACGGCCTCCTGCGGGTCGAGGCGCGCAGCGGCGAACCGGTGACGGTGGAGCTGGCCGAGCTCGGCGTTCGCGGCGTAGCCGGTGAGACCATCCGCGTCCCGTCGGTCGAACCGTGGTCGGCCGAGCTGCCGCGGCTCTACCGGGTCCTGGTCGCCACCGGGGCCGAGACGATCTCGGCCGACATCGGCTTCCGCACGGTCCGCGTCGACGGGGGCCGGCTCCTGCTCAACGGCGCGCCACTGGTGTTCCGCGGGGTGAACCGGCACGACTTCGATGCCCGGTCCGGGCGTGCGCTGACCAGGGACGCGCTGGAGCGCGATGTCATCGGAATGAAGCGGCACAACGTCAACGCGGTGCGGACCAGTCACTATCCGCCCGACCCGTACTTCCTCGAGCTCTGTGATCGGTACGGCCTGTACGTGCTGGTCGAATGCGACCTCGAGACGCACGGCTTCTCGCTGGTGGACTGGCGGGGCAACCCCTCCGACGACCCCGCCTGGGGCGAGGTGTACCTCGACCGGATGCGGCGAACGGTCGAGCGCGACAAGAACTCGACGAGCGTCGTGATGTGGTCGCTCGGCAACGAGGCTGGGTGGGGCGTCAACCTTGCGGCGAACGCCCGGTGGACGTCGGATCGTGACCCGAGCCGGCCGATCCACTACGAGCAGGACGTCGAATGCGAGGCGGTCGACGTCTACAGCCGGATGTACCCGACCTTCGACGAGCTGGACGCGATCGGACGGCACGACGAGCCCGCGCTCGCCGACCCCGCCCGCGACGTTCGCCGACGCGGGCTGCCGATGCTGATGTGCGAGTACGCGCACGCGATGGGGAACGGGCCGGGCGGGCTGGCCGACTACGAGGCGATCGTCGACGCGTATCCGCGGCTGGCGGGCGGCTTCGTCTGGGAGTGGACCGATCATGGCCTGGCCGGCGAAGGCCCGGACGGACGCCGCACCTACCGCTACGGCGGGGACTTCGGCGAGCCCGTACACGACGGCTCGTTCGTGATCGACGGCCTGCTCTTCCCGGATCGGACCCCATCGCCGGGACTTTCGGAGCTCGCGGCCGTCGTCGCGCCGGTGCGGATGCGCCTGGACGGGGACCAGCTTCGCGTGCGGAACCGCTGGAGCTTCTCCACCACTGAAGAGGTGGACTTCCGCTGGCTCCTGGAGTTGGACGGCGAGGTGATGGACGCGGGACGGCTGGACCGGATCGTGGTCGGGCCGCTGTCGGAGTCCCGGGTCACGCTCCCGCCTGCCGTACGCCGGGCGGAGCGGGACGCACCGGCGGGCGGGGAGTTGTGGCTGACGGTCACGGCGGCGACCGGGAGCGCACGCCCCGGGGTGGACGCCGGGCACGTGCTGGCGCGGACGCAACAGCGGCGCCGCGCCGCTGCTCCGTCACGGGAGGCGGAGCCGCTGCCACCGGCGGCAGAGCCCCGTCCGGCCACACTGGACGGGCGGTTCGACCACGCGGCGCGACCGAAGGCGCTGGGTCCGTTCGCGGTCGCGCAGGTCGGCCTCGATGTCTGGCGCGCGCCGACGGAAAACGACCGGTACCCGGGACGCGGCGCGCAGGTGTCGCTGGAAACCCGCTGGCGGGCGGCGGGCTTCGATCGCCTGGTGGATCGTACGGTCGAGGTTCAACTGGGCGAGGCGTCCGTACGACGCGTCGCGCGCTACGGTTCCCCCGGTATCGACAGCGGATTCGACGTGGATTGCCACTGGACGGCCCGGGATGATCGCCTCCGGCTCGACGTCGTGATCGAGCGCCGTGGCGAGTGGCGGCTGCCGCTACCCCGGTTGGGGGTCGTCCTCGCCCTGCGCTGCGCCGATCCGGGTGCGGCGGAGCTCGAATGGCTCGGGCTGGGACCGGGGGAGAGCTACCCCGACTCGCGTTCCGCAAACTGGTATGGCCGGCACCGCATGACGGTCCGGGACGCGCAGGTCCCGTACGTCGTGCCGCAGGAGAACGGCAACCGGTCCGACGTGCGCTGGCTGCGGTTGACCGGGCCCGAGGGCGGCCTGCGCATCGAGGGTGCCCAGCCATTCGAGGTCGCGGTGCGGCCCTGGTCGACCGAGCAGCTCGAGCGCGCCCGGCACGCGGCGGAGCTGGACGAGACGGGACTCCTGTGGGTGCACCTGGCGGCGGGCGTCACCGGACTCGGCTCGGCGAGCTGCGGTCCACCGGTCCGGTCGTCCGGGCAGTACCGCGCCGCCCGGGTGCGGCTCGGCTTCGACTTCGTCCCGGAGGCAGGTTAG
- a CDS encoding enolase C-terminal domain-like protein, giving the protein MAVIVAVDTFDVRFPTSRELDGSDAMNPDPDYSAAYVVLRTDEGPDGHGFTFTIGRGNDICRVAIEALAPFVVGVDPDVLDLGAFARSLTHDSQLRWLGPEKGVVHLAAAALINAMWDLVAKRAGRPVWRYLADLTPEQIVDLVDWRYLTDALTPQEALRILRDAEPGRAGRIATLQARGYPAYTTSPGWLGYDDEKLARLAKQAVADGFTQIKLKVGADLSDDVHRFRIAREAVGPGIRIAVDANQRWDVGVAVEWMTALAPYDPWWIEEPTSPDDVLAHAAIRAALATAAPEGRPIRVATGEHAQNRIVFKQLLQAGAVDFVQIDACRVGGVNENVAILLLAAKYGVPVCPHAGGVGLCELVQHLSMFDFVAVSGTTENRVLEFVDHLHEHFLAPAIVRNGHYVAPTQPGFSAEMSHDSIATYSYPDGPAWASSTSIPPGGCESESTLVV; this is encoded by the coding sequence ATGGCCGTGATCGTCGCCGTCGACACCTTCGACGTACGGTTTCCGACCTCGCGCGAGCTGGACGGCTCCGACGCGATGAACCCCGACCCGGACTACTCGGCCGCCTACGTCGTCCTGCGCACCGACGAGGGGCCCGACGGGCACGGGTTCACGTTCACCATCGGCCGCGGCAACGACATCTGCCGGGTGGCGATCGAGGCGCTCGCTCCGTTCGTCGTCGGCGTCGATCCCGACGTTCTCGACCTCGGCGCGTTCGCCCGCAGCCTCACCCACGACTCGCAACTGCGCTGGCTCGGGCCGGAAAAGGGGGTCGTACACCTCGCCGCCGCAGCGCTCATCAACGCGATGTGGGACCTGGTCGCCAAGCGTGCCGGTAGACCTGTCTGGCGCTATCTCGCCGACCTGACCCCCGAGCAGATCGTCGATCTCGTCGACTGGCGCTACCTCACCGACGCGCTCACCCCACAGGAGGCGTTGCGGATCCTGCGGGACGCCGAGCCCGGCCGGGCCGGGCGGATCGCAACGCTGCAGGCCCGCGGGTACCCCGCCTACACCACCTCACCCGGCTGGCTCGGGTACGACGACGAGAAGCTGGCCCGGCTGGCGAAGCAGGCCGTGGCCGACGGGTTCACCCAGATCAAGCTGAAGGTCGGCGCTGATCTGTCCGACGACGTCCACCGCTTCCGGATCGCTCGCGAGGCCGTCGGCCCGGGCATCCGGATCGCGGTCGACGCCAACCAGCGTTGGGACGTCGGAGTGGCGGTCGAGTGGATGACGGCGCTGGCCCCGTACGACCCGTGGTGGATCGAGGAGCCCACCAGCCCCGACGATGTGCTCGCCCACGCCGCGATCCGCGCCGCCCTGGCCACCGCGGCGCCTGAGGGCAGGCCGATCCGGGTCGCGACCGGTGAGCACGCGCAGAACCGGATCGTGTTCAAACAGTTGCTGCAGGCGGGCGCGGTCGACTTCGTGCAGATCGACGCGTGCCGGGTCGGTGGCGTCAACGAGAACGTCGCGATCCTGCTGCTGGCCGCGAAGTACGGTGTGCCGGTGTGTCCGCACGCCGGCGGCGTCGGCCTGTGCGAGCTCGTCCAACACCTGTCGATGTTCGACTTCGTGGCCGTGTCGGGAACGACCGAGAACCGGGTCCTCGAGTTCGTCGACCACCTGCACGAGCACTTCCTCGCCCCGGCGATCGTCCGCAACGGCCACTACGTCGCGCCGACCCAGCCCGGCTTCTCGGCCGAAATGAGCCATGACAGCATCGCCACCTACTCCTACCCCGACGGCCCGGCATGGGCGTCCTCGACGTCAATCCCACCGGGCGGATGTGAAAGCGAGAGCACTCTTGTTGTTTGA
- a CDS encoding SDR family NAD(P)-dependent oxidoreductase, whose amino-acid sequence MTGGASGIGRACVEAFHAAGARVGVLDLDPAGAPEDPRVHGVRADVADRASLTAAIASVAHAFGGVDILVNNAGISAVGEVEANDDAQWARVLDVNVTGVARATAVTLPYLRRSRAAAIVNISSIAAGAGLPKRALYSASKGAVHALTLAMAADLVGEGIRVNCVAPGTVDTPWVARLLANAADPQAEKRQLAARQPTGRLVTAQEVAEAVVYLASPTAGAVTGTSLAVDGGMSGLRLPARAT is encoded by the coding sequence GTGACCGGTGGCGCCTCGGGGATCGGGCGCGCCTGTGTGGAGGCCTTCCACGCCGCCGGCGCCCGGGTGGGGGTGCTCGACCTCGATCCGGCGGGAGCACCCGAGGACCCGCGCGTCCACGGGGTACGGGCCGATGTAGCCGACCGCGCCTCGCTCACCGCGGCGATAGCGTCGGTCGCGCACGCGTTCGGTGGGGTGGACATCCTGGTCAACAACGCAGGGATCTCCGCCGTCGGCGAGGTCGAGGCCAACGATGACGCGCAATGGGCACGCGTCCTGGACGTGAACGTGACCGGAGTCGCCCGGGCCACCGCTGTCACGCTGCCGTACCTGCGCCGATCCCGAGCGGCCGCGATCGTCAACATCTCCTCGATCGCGGCCGGCGCCGGTCTGCCGAAGCGGGCGCTGTACTCGGCATCGAAGGGCGCGGTACACGCGCTGACGCTTGCCATGGCCGCCGACCTGGTCGGCGAGGGAATCCGGGTCAACTGCGTCGCGCCCGGCACGGTGGACACGCCGTGGGTGGCCCGGCTGCTGGCCAACGCCGCCGACCCGCAGGCCGAGAAGCGCCAGCTTGCCGCCCGCCAGCCCACCGGCCGCCTGGTCACCGCGCAGGAGGTGGCGGAGGCTGTGGTGTATCTGGCGTCGCCGACCGCCGGCGCGGTGACGGGCACGTCGCTCGCCGTCGACGGGGGCATGTCGGGCCTTCGCCTGCCGGCCCGCGCGACCTGA